The Gemmatimonadaceae bacterium genome contains the following window.
GCAGCTCAGCAACATCGTGCTCGAGTTCACGCGCGCGCTGGCCAACTCGCGCGAGTGGCCGACTTGGAATGCCGACGCCGAGTTCCGACGCGCGCCGCGGATGTAGGAGGTGAAGGCGTTGGTGCTCGGCGAGCGGGGTCTGCGACGCGTGCCGTTCGACGCGTTGCTGTTGCTGGTCGCCCTCAGCGTGTTCTCGCTTCCGGCGCGTGCACAGACCACGCCGGGCGGCGCCGATGGGAGCCTCGCGGCCGGCTCAACGCGAGCGCTCGTCGACTCTATCCGACCGGTGGTCGAGCGAGCGATGAGCGCCGCCGACTGGGCAACCATCGATGCGATAATTGTCCGGTTGCGGAGGGCACACGCTGCCGTCGCGGGTGACCCCTGGCTGGCGCACGACCTCGCCTACGCGCTGCACCGACGCGCCAGCGCGGCAATCATCGAGGGCCGTGCGCGCGACGCGCGACCGCTGCTGGAAGAGGCCATCGCGGCAGCCCAGCGCGCGCAGCGCCTTGGCGCCGGCGCGCAGGTCCTGGCGCTTGAAGGTGCCGTCACAGGGCAGTTGGCAGGTGTCGCTGGAGGATTCTCGGCGATCCGACTCGGACCGCGGTCATTCCGTTTGCTGGATGCGGCGGTCGCGGCCCTCCCAAACGACCCACGCGTCGCCCTGCTCAACGGCATCTCGCGCCTCAACGCACCCCGCGCGTTCGGCGGCGGTGCCGCCAAGGGTGAGCCGGAGCTGCGACGTGCCGTACGGCTCTTTGCGCAGGACCCAAACAGAAGTCCTGCCCCCATCTGGGGACGCGTGGATGCCCACATCTGGCTCGGCATCGCACTGAAGGAGCTGAACAGGCCAGCGGAGGCGCGCGAGCAGTGGCAGCAGGCGCTCAAGCTGGCCCCCGACCACCGCTGGGTGACGGACCAACTGTTGCCCAGCCTCGGCGCGCGGTAGGATTCAGGAGCATCCACCCAAGGACGGTCACGGTGTCAGGACTCGACGACAAGTCCATCCAGAACCTGGTCAAGAAGATCCAGAAGCAGGCCAAGCCGCGGAACATCGAGCACAAGACCTACGATGCCACGGCTCCGCAGCGCGTCACCGACGACGCGGACCAGGAACGCGAGAAGATGTTCAAGGAGATGAAGCGCAGGGAGTTCTAGGCGTGGCCGTGCGCCGCGCCGCCCCGCCGGCCTGGGGCCTGATGGCAGTGTTGGCCGTCGGTGTCGCGGGCTATGCGCTCAGTTTCCAGTTCCGCGGCATCGATGCGTTCGGCGTGGAACTGCTTGCGTCGTTCTATCGCCGGCCTTGGGCCATTTGGTTCCACATGGTCTTCGGCGCCATTGCACTCGTCGCGGGCGCCCTCAACTTCCGGCACGACCTCCGGCGCGCGCGCCCCGCGGTGCACCGCCGCATCGGCGAGGCCTATGTGCTCGCCTCGTGGATCGGTGCCGCCGCTGGATTGTGGCTGGCAATGTTCGCGTTCGGCGGGCTCGCCAGCCGGCTCGGGTTCTCCGGACTCGCGCTCGCGACGCTGGTCACGACAACGATGGCCTTCGCCGCCGCCCGGCGCCGCGACTTCCCGACACACCGCGCGTGGATGATCCGCAGCTACGCACTGATGCTCGCCGCCGTGACGCTACGCTTGCAGCTCCCAGTCCTCGCCAGCGCCTTGCAGGGATTTGCCCCCGCTTACGTGATCGTCGCCTGGTCGTGCTGGGTGCCGAATCTCATCGCGGCGGAATGGATTGTGCGGGCGACGACACGCCGACCGGGCGCAACGCCGCGCGCACCGAGTCCAGCGACCCCGAGGTCGCTGCCGGCCTAAGCCCGAGCAAATGGGCAATCAGCGGATACACGTGCACGTTGCGAAACGGCGGGAGCACGAGACCTTCGGCCAGCCCCGGACCCGCGGCGACAAACGTCGCTCCCATCGATACCAGTGCAGGGTCATATCCGTGCGTCGCTCCCAGACGCACACCCCGCTCGCGCCAACGTTGCAGCTGCTCGCGTGAGGTGATGGTCCAACCTTCGTCCGCCACCGCCACGATCGGCGTGATGCGTGGATGGGCGCGGAAATGCCAGCGTTCGGGAATCTCCGCCTTGCGATACACCTGCAGGTGTGGATGTCGCCCGGCCAGCGCCCGGTAGACTCGCTGCTCATCGTCCTGTCGCGGCGCGATTGCCGCCACTGGATTCCAATCCACCACATCGACACTGTCGAGATCGATGTAGTCGTCAAGCAGGATCACGCGGTCGAGGCTCGTGGCGGCCATCCCGTGGTCGCTGACCACGATGAACACCACGTCATCGAGTTTTCCAAGGCGTGCCACGCCGCGCACAAGGTCGCCAAGCGCGCTGTCCACGTGTGCAATCGCCGAATCGACCTGTGGTGACTGCGGTCCGAAATTGTGGCCCTGCGTGTCCGTGTCGTGGAAGTACAGCGAGATGAACGCCGGTGCCGAATCGGCGGGCAGCGCGAGCCAGGCGAGGACGCGCTGCACCTTTGAGTCGGCCGGCTCTTCGTGCCAATAGTGGTTCCACCAGGTCGGGCGAACACCCTTGATGGCTGCTTCACTTCCTGGCCAGGACGCCGACGCTGCGCGGCGCCCCTGACGCTCGGCCGTCACCCAGATGGGTTCGCCGCCCCACCATCGCGACTCCGCCTGTGCGGCCGAGTCGCTGGTCCGGAACGTCCCCAGCTGCGAGTCGCGCATCACGTTCGCCACGATGCCGTGTTCCTCGGCCGTGAGCCCCGTGACGATGCTGTAGTGGTTTGGGAACGTCTTCGATGGAAAGACGGGCAGCATGCG
Protein-coding sequences here:
- a CDS encoding tetratricopeptide repeat protein, with the protein product MKALVLGERGLRRVPFDALLLLVALSVFSLPARAQTTPGGADGSLAAGSTRALVDSIRPVVERAMSAADWATIDAIIVRLRRAHAAVAGDPWLAHDLAYALHRRASAAIIEGRARDARPLLEEAIAAAQRAQRLGAGAQVLALEGAVTGQLAGVAGGFSAIRLGPRSFRLLDAAVAALPNDPRVALLNGISRLNAPRAFGGGAAKGEPELRRAVRLFAQDPNRSPAPIWGRVDAHIWLGIALKELNRPAEAREQWQQALKLAPDHRWVTDQLLPSLGAR
- a CDS encoding DUF2306 domain-containing protein, whose protein sequence is MAVRRAAPPAWGLMAVLAVGVAGYALSFQFRGIDAFGVELLASFYRRPWAIWFHMVFGAIALVAGALNFRHDLRRARPAVHRRIGEAYVLASWIGAAAGLWLAMFAFGGLASRLGFSGLALATLVTTTMAFAAARRRDFPTHRAWMIRSYALMLAAVTLRLQLPVLASALQGFAPAYVIVAWSCWVPNLIAAEWIVRATTRRPGATPRAPSPATPRSLPA
- a CDS encoding alkaline phosphatase family protein; amino-acid sequence: MKRHALCARTATLRVGALLAAALLATALGCHSTAASRSSAESAAAASASRASQSPAGAARHVVLISFDGFRWDYINRPGAVNLRALAARGVRAERMLPVFPSKTFPNHYSIVTGLTAEEHGIVANVMRDSQLGTFRTSDSAAQAESRWWGGEPIWVTAERQGRRAASASWPGSEAAIKGVRPTWWNHYWHEEPADSKVQRVLAWLALPADSAPAFISLYFHDTDTQGHNFGPQSPQVDSAIAHVDSALGDLVRGVARLGKLDDVVFIVVSDHGMAATSLDRVILLDDYIDLDSVDVVDWNPVAAIAPRQDDEQRVYRALAGRHPHLQVYRKAEIPERWHFRAHPRITPIVAVADEGWTITSREQLQRWRERGVRLGATHGYDPALVSMGATFVAAGPGLAEGLVLPPFRNVHVYPLIAHLLGLRPAATSGSLDSVRAALRPVGVSSPAQSIPPR